A DNA window from Pseudanabaena sp. FACHB-2040 contains the following coding sequences:
- the rplB gene encoding 50S ribosomal protein L2, with protein MGIRSYRPYTPGTRERTVSEFAEVTRNEPEKSLTRSVHRPKGRNNRGVITCRHRGGGHKRLYRVIDFHRNKLNIPAKVAAVEYDPNRNARIALLYYQDGEKRYILHPATLAVGATVVAGPDSPLEIGNALPLYKIPLGTTVHNVELVPGKGGQMVRAAGSSAQVVAKEGDYVTLKLPSTEVRMVRRECYATIGQVGNADVRNISLGKAGRKRWSGRRPEVRGSVMNPVDHPHGGGEGRAPIGRSGPVTPWGKPTLGYKTRKKKKDSDKFIVRRRRRVSKRGRGGRNA; from the coding sequence ATGGGCATCCGTTCCTATCGGCCATATACTCCGGGAACCCGCGAGCGAACTGTTTCTGAGTTCGCTGAGGTTACTCGCAATGAGCCGGAAAAATCCCTGACCCGCTCTGTTCACCGTCCTAAAGGGCGCAATAACCGAGGCGTGATTACCTGCCGCCATCGCGGTGGTGGACACAAGCGTCTGTACCGGGTAATTGACTTTCATCGTAATAAGCTTAATATCCCTGCCAAAGTGGCTGCGGTCGAGTACGACCCCAACCGCAACGCTCGGATTGCCCTGCTTTATTACCAGGATGGCGAAAAGCGCTACATCCTACATCCAGCAACTCTGGCCGTTGGGGCAACAGTGGTAGCTGGCCCAGATTCTCCTCTGGAGATTGGCAATGCGCTGCCACTTTACAAGATTCCTTTAGGAACTACGGTTCACAACGTGGAACTGGTTCCTGGCAAAGGTGGGCAAATGGTGCGAGCTGCGGGCTCTTCTGCTCAGGTGGTTGCTAAAGAGGGAGATTACGTCACCCTCAAGCTTCCCTCTACAGAAGTTCGTATGGTGCGTCGGGAGTGCTATGCCACCATTGGTCAAGTGGGAAATGCTGATGTTCGCAATATCAGCCTAGGTAAAGCAGGCCGCAAGCGGTGGTCAGGACGTCGCCCTGAAGTTCGAGGCAGCGTTATGAACCCGGTCGACCACCCCCACGGTGGTGGTGAGGGACGCGCTCCTATTGGTCGTTCTGGCCCTGTAACTCCCTGGGGTAAACCCACGCTGGGGTATAAGACTCGGAAGAAGAAGAAAGACAGCGACAAGTTCATTGTGCGTCGCCGTCGTCGAGTCTCCAAGCGCGGTCGGGGTGGACGGAACGCCTAA
- the rplF gene encoding 50S ribosomal protein L6 — protein sequence MSRIGKRPIPIPSKVTVNIDGQAVNVKGPKGELSRTLPAEVVIEQEGDTLLVKRRDESRAARERHGLCRTLIANMVEGVSQGFQKRLEIQGVGYRAQVQGRTLNLSLGFSHPVKFDPPPGIDFVVENNTNVVISGIDKEIVGNIAASIRATRPPEPYKGKGVRYAGEYVRRKAGKAGKK from the coding sequence ATGTCTCGCATTGGCAAGCGACCTATTCCCATCCCCTCAAAGGTAACCGTTAACATCGATGGGCAAGCTGTTAACGTGAAGGGACCGAAAGGAGAGCTATCTCGTACATTGCCCGCTGAGGTCGTGATCGAGCAGGAGGGAGATACCCTTCTGGTTAAGCGTCGTGATGAATCTCGTGCGGCGCGTGAACGTCATGGTCTCTGCCGTACCCTGATCGCCAACATGGTTGAAGGGGTTTCCCAGGGATTTCAGAAGCGTCTGGAGATTCAAGGCGTAGGTTACCGAGCGCAAGTTCAGGGCAGAACTCTAAACCTCAGCCTAGGGTTTAGCCATCCGGTCAAGTTCGACCCCCCCCCAGGGATTGATTTTGTTGTTGAGAATAACACCAATGTCGTCATTAGCGGCATTGATAAAGAAATAGTTGGCAACATTGCTGCCAGCATTCGGGCGACCCGTCCCCCAGAACCTTACAAGGGCAAAGGGGTACGATACGCTGGCGAGTATGTCCGCCGAAAAGCTGGTAAGGCAGGGAAGAAGTAA
- the rplN gene encoding 50S ribosomal protein L14 yields the protein MIQQETYLNVADNSGARKLMCIRVLGGNRRYAGVGDVIIAVVKDAIPNMAVKKSDVVRAVVVRTRKGLRRSSGMSIRFDDNAAVIINQDGNPRGTRVFGPVARELRDKNFTKIVSLAPEVL from the coding sequence GTGATTCAGCAAGAAACTTATCTCAATGTGGCAGATAACAGCGGTGCCCGGAAGCTGATGTGCATTCGGGTGCTGGGAGGCAACCGCCGGTATGCCGGGGTTGGAGATGTCATTATTGCGGTCGTCAAAGACGCAATTCCCAACATGGCGGTTAAAAAGTCAGACGTAGTTCGGGCTGTTGTAGTGCGTACCCGCAAGGGCCTCAGACGCAGTAGCGGTATGAGCATTCGGTTCGATGACAATGCGGCTGTAATCATTAACCAGGACGGTAACCCTCGAGGAACTCGGGTGTTTGGGCCGGTCGCTCGGGAACTGCGGGACAAGAACTTTACTAAAATCGTTTCTCTGGCCCCGGAGGTGCTCTGA
- the rplV gene encoding 50S ribosomal protein L22, with protein MAVDTSAQVKAVARYVRMSPRKVRRVLDQIRGRTYRDALIMLEFMPYSACEPIIKVLRSAVANAEHNNGMDPVGLVVSEAYADVGPTLKRFRPRAQGRAYQIRKPTCHITIAVAPAPETE; from the coding sequence ATGGCTGTTGACACCTCTGCCCAGGTAAAGGCAGTTGCCCGATACGTCCGAATGTCACCCCGCAAAGTTCGCCGGGTGCTTGATCAGATTCGCGGTCGAACCTACCGAGATGCCCTGATCATGCTTGAGTTCATGCCCTACAGTGCGTGTGAACCCATTATTAAAGTTTTACGGTCTGCTGTTGCCAATGCTGAGCACAACAACGGAATGGATCCGGTGGGCTTAGTCGTTAGTGAAGCGTATGCCGATGTAGGGCCAACCTTAAAACGGTTCCGCCCTCGAGCTCAGGGACGAGCCTATCAAATTCGAAAGCCGACGTGCCACATTACTATCGCTGTTGCACCGGCACCTGAAACAGAGTAA
- the rpsE gene encoding 30S ribosomal protein S5: MANRKKESRNREKKTDWQERVVQIRRVTKVVKGGKKLSFRAIVVVGNERGQVGVGVGKAGDVIGAVKKGVADGKKHLVDVPLTKANSIPHPTTGQGGGAKVFMRPAAPGTGVIAGGAVRTVLELAGVRNILAKQLGSNNPLNNARAAADALASLRTFAEVAEERDIPVENLYV, encoded by the coding sequence ATGGCAAACCGTAAAAAAGAATCCCGCAACCGGGAAAAAAAGACTGACTGGCAGGAACGGGTTGTACAGATCCGCCGGGTTACCAAGGTTGTCAAAGGGGGCAAAAAGCTCAGCTTCCGAGCCATTGTGGTGGTTGGCAACGAACGCGGCCAGGTGGGCGTGGGCGTGGGTAAAGCGGGAGATGTCATCGGCGCAGTAAAAAAAGGGGTCGCTGACGGTAAGAAACATCTCGTCGATGTTCCCTTGACCAAGGCAAACTCTATTCCCCACCCCACTACTGGCCAAGGGGGCGGAGCTAAAGTATTCATGCGGCCTGCTGCTCCTGGTACCGGGGTAATTGCTGGGGGCGCTGTGCGAACTGTTCTTGAGCTTGCAGGAGTGCGGAACATTCTGGCCAAGCAGCTAGGATCCAACAATCCTCTCAACAATGCTCGGGCTGCGGCTGATGCACTCGCCTCTTTACGGACCTTTGCTGAAGTCGCTGAAGAGCGTGATATTCCCGTCGAAAACCTCTATGTCTAG
- a CDS encoding NAD(P)H-quinone oxidoreductase subunit N — protein MALLATGKSFIRDLERVGAIAVRVPLEGGFEGRYQRRLRATGYESMNMTARGLGDLAAYLTEVHGVRPPHLGKKTIGQQAAVGFTYFVPPILNYRLEALPVKSKGLVVWMIEGHVLSQQELAYLVNLPSIEPRVRIVLEVGGSREFKWEPLSGLLQSA, from the coding sequence ATGGCTTTGCTGGCAACGGGAAAATCCTTCATTCGGGATCTAGAAAGGGTCGGTGCGATCGCAGTCCGTGTACCCCTAGAAGGTGGATTTGAGGGACGTTACCAGCGTCGCCTGCGAGCCACTGGCTATGAATCGATGAATATGACGGCTCGGGGCCTAGGCGATTTGGCTGCCTACCTCACTGAAGTACATGGGGTGCGTCCGCCCCACCTGGGTAAAAAGACGATTGGGCAGCAGGCAGCTGTAGGCTTCACGTACTTTGTGCCGCCAATTTTGAACTATCGCCTGGAAGCTCTACCCGTTAAATCTAAGGGCTTGGTTGTCTGGATGATTGAAGGGCACGTTCTCTCCCAGCAGGAACTGGCTTATCTAGTCAATCTGCCCAGCATAGAACCTAGAGTTCGCATTGTTTTAGAGGTTGGCGGTAGTCGGGAATTTAAGTGGGAACCCTTGAGTGGTCTGCTGCAAAGCGCCTGA
- the rplD gene encoding 50S ribosomal protein L4: protein MVECVVKDWEGQETGTASLELKVASEENAAHIVHRALVRQLGNARQGNASTKTRAEVRGGGRKPWRQKGTGRARAGSNRSPLWRGGGVIFGPKPRDYSVSMNRKERRLALRTAFYSRSEDWVVVEDFGDKLPQPKTKDLLNAIARWGISVDAKILLIVSERNENVYLSARNVPNLRMISASNLNIHDLLTADRLLVTSSALQKIQEVYGD from the coding sequence ATGGTCGAGTGTGTCGTAAAAGATTGGGAAGGTCAAGAGACGGGCACAGCTTCCCTAGAGTTAAAAGTAGCTAGTGAAGAAAACGCTGCTCACATTGTTCACCGGGCGCTAGTGCGTCAGTTGGGCAACGCCCGTCAGGGAAATGCCTCCACCAAAACCCGGGCCGAAGTCCGTGGCGGGGGCCGCAAGCCTTGGCGGCAAAAAGGAACGGGTCGCGCTCGAGCAGGCTCTAACCGTTCTCCCCTCTGGCGTGGTGGTGGGGTTATCTTTGGCCCCAAGCCCCGTGATTACAGCGTCAGCATGAACCGTAAGGAGCGTCGGCTGGCCCTAAGAACCGCCTTCTACAGCCGGTCTGAGGATTGGGTAGTGGTTGAAGATTTTGGTGATAAGCTGCCTCAGCCCAAAACCAAAGACCTGCTAAATGCGATCGCTCGGTGGGGTATTTCAGTCGACGCAAAGATCTTGCTGATTGTGTCAGAGCGAAACGAAAACGTTTATCTCTCTGCTCGCAACGTGCCTAATCTGAGAATGATTTCGGCTTCAAACCTCAACATTCACGACCTGCTAACCGCTGACCGTCTGTTGGTTACATCCTCTGCACTCCAGAAAATTCAGGAGGTCTACGGTGACTAA
- the rpsH gene encoding 30S ribosomal protein S8 has protein sequence MAANDTIADMLTRIRNATLARHQTVEIPSTRMTRSIAQVLKDEGFIADVAETGEDIKRMLVISLKYKGRNRQPIIRNLTRVSKPGLRVYSNRKDLPRVLGGIGIAIISTSSGIMTDRDARRQGIGGEVLCYVW, from the coding sequence ATGGCGGCTAACGACACGATTGCGGACATGCTCACACGCATCCGAAATGCTACCCTGGCGCGGCATCAGACGGTTGAAATTCCTTCAACCAGAATGACCCGTAGTATTGCTCAGGTTCTAAAGGATGAGGGATTTATCGCTGATGTTGCCGAGACCGGCGAAGATATCAAGCGAATGCTGGTAATCTCCTTGAAATATAAGGGGCGGAATCGGCAACCCATTATTCGCAATTTGACGCGGGTGAGCAAGCCGGGACTGCGCGTTTATTCCAACCGTAAGGACCTTCCCAGAGTGCTTGGCGGTATTGGTATTGCCATTATCTCCACCTCCAGCGGCATTATGACCGATCGCGATGCTCGGCGTCAGGGTATTGGCGGAGAAGTCCTCTGCTATGTCTGGTAA
- the rplX gene encoding 50S ribosomal protein L24 has protein sequence MATKAKTPVRQKMHVKKGDTVQIIAGRDKGKVGEILLVNPKKSQVVVKGVNIRTKHVKPQQEGESGQIVTQEAPVHSSNVMLYSEKQKVASRVAYTFTEDGRKVRMLKKTGEIID, from the coding sequence ATGGCAACAAAAGCAAAAACACCTGTGCGTCAGAAGATGCACGTCAAGAAGGGAGACACCGTTCAAATCATTGCCGGCAGGGATAAGGGCAAGGTAGGAGAAATCCTCTTGGTCAATCCCAAAAAGAGTCAGGTTGTGGTTAAGGGTGTCAACATTCGCACCAAGCACGTTAAGCCTCAGCAAGAAGGGGAGTCGGGCCAGATTGTGACCCAGGAAGCTCCCGTTCACAGCTCTAACGTCATGCTCTACTCCGAGAAGCAGAAGGTGGCTAGCCGGGTCGCCTATACCTTCACTGAGGATGGCCGCAAGGTGCGGATGCTCAAGAAGACCGGCGAGATCATCGACTAA
- the rplP gene encoding 50S ribosomal protein L16 yields MLSPRRTKFRKQQRGRMRGMAQRGSSLSFGDFALQATEPCWLTARQIEAGRRAMTRYIRRGGKIWIRVFPDKPVTMRAAETRMGSGKGNPEYWVAVVKPGRIIFEISGVPEATAREAMRLASFKLPFKTKFISRETEV; encoded by the coding sequence ATGCTGAGTCCTAGACGAACTAAATTTCGCAAACAGCAGCGCGGCCGCATGCGGGGCATGGCCCAACGAGGTAGTTCGCTGAGCTTCGGTGATTTTGCGCTGCAAGCCACAGAACCCTGTTGGCTGACCGCACGTCAAATTGAAGCTGGCCGTCGAGCCATGACCCGCTACATCCGTCGGGGTGGCAAAATTTGGATTCGGGTGTTTCCAGATAAGCCTGTAACCATGCGTGCTGCCGAAACCCGGATGGGTTCGGGTAAAGGTAACCCTGAGTACTGGGTTGCTGTCGTTAAGCCGGGTCGCATCATCTTTGAAATTTCGGGTGTGCCGGAAGCAACGGCTCGGGAAGCGATGCGTCTTGCTTCTTTCAAGCTGCCTTTCAAAACTAAGTTCATTAGCCGTGAGACGGAGGTGTAA
- the rplE gene encoding 50S ribosomal protein L5 has product MADQLKTFYRETVVPKLMDEFKYTNIHQVPKIVKVTVNRGLGEASQNAKALESSLTELSLITGQRPVVTRAKRAIAGFKLRQGMPVGVMVTLRSDRMYAFLNRLINLALPRIRDFRGISAKSFDGRGNFTLGLREQLIFPEIEYDSIEQIRGMDITIVTTAQTDEEGRALLKELGMPFRQN; this is encoded by the coding sequence ATGGCGGATCAACTGAAGACGTTTTACCGCGAAACGGTTGTCCCGAAGCTGATGGATGAGTTTAAGTACACCAACATCCATCAGGTTCCTAAAATCGTTAAGGTTACGGTTAACCGGGGTTTAGGGGAAGCTTCACAAAATGCTAAGGCGTTGGAGTCTTCTTTAACAGAATTGAGTTTGATCACAGGTCAGCGGCCAGTGGTAACTCGGGCCAAGCGTGCGATCGCAGGTTTCAAGCTCCGTCAGGGAATGCCTGTAGGGGTCATGGTAACCCTCAGGTCCGACCGGATGTATGCCTTTTTAAATCGTCTGATTAATCTGGCCCTGCCCCGTATTCGAGATTTTCGAGGCATCAGCGCCAAGAGCTTTGATGGCCGGGGCAACTTCACGCTAGGACTTCGTGAGCAGCTAATCTTCCCAGAAATCGAATACGACAGCATTGAGCAAATTCGAGGGATGGATATCACTATTGTGACGACCGCCCAAACTGATGAGGAAGGTCGGGCTCTGCTCAAGGAATTGGGAATGCCATTCCGGCAAAACTGA
- the rplO gene encoding 50S ribosomal protein L15, with protein sequence MRLNDARPKEGSKHRRRRIGRGISAGQGASGGFGMRGQKSRSGRGTRPGFEGGQMPLYRRVPKLKHFPLVNSKVFTVVNVKKLADLPAGTEVNLASLMKAGIVTANDGPLKILGDGEISVALTVQAAAFTQSAKAKIEEAGGSCEVVA encoded by the coding sequence ATGAGACTGAATGACGCTCGACCCAAAGAGGGGTCTAAGCATCGCCGCCGCCGAATCGGTAGAGGAATTTCGGCAGGTCAAGGCGCTAGCGGTGGTTTTGGTATGCGGGGTCAAAAGTCCCGTTCTGGACGGGGAACTCGGCCTGGTTTTGAGGGAGGACAGATGCCTCTCTACCGTCGTGTGCCCAAGCTGAAGCACTTTCCTCTGGTTAACTCCAAAGTCTTTACGGTCGTCAATGTCAAAAAGCTGGCTGATTTGCCCGCTGGCACGGAAGTCAACTTAGCCTCCCTGATGAAGGCTGGCATTGTGACTGCCAATGACGGTCCGCTTAAGATTCTAGGAGATGGAGAAATTTCTGTGGCGCTTACAGTGCAAGCTGCCGCCTTTACCCAATCAGCTAAGGCTAAGATTGAAGAGGCAGGGGGAAGCTGCGAAGTTGTTGCTTAG
- a CDS encoding 50S ribosomal protein L23, translating to MTKFSDIPTLADIIRRPLVTEKATLLLENNQYTFEVDPKATKPQIKSAIEELFDVRVVSVNTLMPPRKKRRMGRFMGHRAQYKRAVVTLASGSTITLFPDV from the coding sequence GTGACTAAGTTCTCTGACATTCCAACTTTGGCGGACATTATTCGCCGTCCTCTGGTAACCGAAAAAGCAACTCTGCTCCTGGAAAACAATCAGTACACCTTTGAGGTAGATCCTAAGGCAACCAAGCCCCAGATTAAGTCTGCTATCGAAGAACTGTTTGATGTCAGAGTCGTTAGCGTTAACACGCTCATGCCACCTCGTAAGAAGCGTCGTATGGGTCGCTTTATGGGGCATCGGGCTCAGTACAAGCGCGCGGTTGTAACTCTGGCTTCCGGTAGCACAATCACCCTCTTTCCCGACGTCTAG
- the rpmC gene encoding 50S ribosomal protein L29, which produces MALPKIADARKLNDEELLDEIVATKRRLFQLRFQKATRQLDKQFHQFKHERHRLAQLMTVQRERQLAAVAEEAQAPAAVAE; this is translated from the coding sequence ATGGCGCTACCCAAGATTGCGGATGCCCGAAAGCTAAACGACGAAGAGCTCCTTGACGAAATTGTGGCGACTAAGCGTAGGCTCTTTCAGCTGCGTTTCCAAAAGGCAACCCGTCAACTCGATAAGCAGTTTCATCAGTTCAAGCACGAGCGTCATCGGTTGGCCCAACTGATGACTGTCCAGCGAGAACGACAACTGGCGGCTGTGGCAGAAGAAGCCCAAGCGCCAGCTGCTGTGGCTGAGTAG
- the rpsS gene encoding 30S ribosomal protein S19 — MSRSLKKGPFVADHLLKKIEVLNSKGDKQVIKTWSRASTILPQMIGHTIAVHNGRQHVPVYVTEQMVGHKLGEFAPTRTFRGHAKSSDKKARR; from the coding sequence ATGTCTCGCTCATTGAAAAAAGGCCCTTTTGTGGCCGATCACTTACTAAAAAAAATCGAAGTCCTCAACTCCAAAGGGGATAAGCAGGTCATTAAGACCTGGTCAAGGGCATCGACCATCCTTCCTCAAATGATTGGTCACACTATCGCCGTTCACAACGGTCGTCAGCATGTGCCTGTCTATGTAACAGAGCAAATGGTTGGTCACAAGCTTGGTGAATTTGCCCCTACCCGGACTTTCCGTGGGCATGCCAAGAGCAGCGATAAGAAAGCCCGTCGATAG
- the rpsC gene encoding 30S ribosomal protein S3: MGQKINPVGFRLGVIQDHRSRWFAEGNHYQDLLQEDYKIRKYVQKNLNNAGIADIRIERKADQIDLEIRTARPGVVVGRGGTGIESLRGGLQQALKDPNRQIRINVVEVARVDADASLVADYIVQQLERRVSFRRVVRQAIQRAQRAGVEGIKIQVSGRLNGAEIARTEWTREGRVPLHTLRADVDYAYQTAQTTYGVLGIKVWIFKGEVIPGQEEQPANNAAQPRRRQPRRRQQFEDRSNES; encoded by the coding sequence GTGGGACAAAAGATAAATCCAGTTGGCTTTCGCTTGGGGGTCATTCAAGACCACCGCTCACGGTGGTTTGCTGAGGGCAACCACTATCAGGACTTACTTCAGGAAGATTACAAGATCCGTAAGTATGTCCAAAAGAATCTCAACAATGCTGGCATCGCTGATATTCGGATTGAGCGCAAAGCCGACCAAATTGATCTAGAGATCCGCACGGCTCGTCCGGGTGTCGTCGTAGGCCGGGGCGGTACTGGCATTGAATCTCTTCGTGGTGGCCTTCAACAGGCTCTAAAAGACCCAAATCGGCAGATTCGTATCAACGTTGTCGAAGTGGCGCGGGTAGATGCTGATGCTTCCCTAGTGGCTGACTACATTGTTCAGCAGCTGGAGCGGCGGGTTTCCTTCCGGCGGGTTGTGCGTCAGGCAATTCAGAGAGCTCAGCGGGCTGGTGTTGAAGGCATCAAGATTCAGGTTAGCGGTCGTTTGAACGGGGCTGAGATCGCCCGAACCGAATGGACTCGTGAAGGCCGCGTACCGCTGCACACCCTGAGAGCGGATGTCGACTACGCCTATCAAACCGCTCAAACAACCTATGGCGTTTTGGGGATCAAGGTCTGGATCTTCAAAGGTGAAGTAATTCCCGGACAAGAGGAGCAGCCTGCGAATAACGCTGCTCAGCCCCGTCGTCGTCAGCCTCGTCGTCGCCAGCAGTTTGAAGATCGCTCTAACGAGTCTTAG
- the rplR gene encoding 50S ribosomal protein L18 → MKASRKELTRRRHARIRRRVTGTTDRPRLAIFRSNQHIYAQIIDDSNHHTLVAASTLDADLRQDKAGATKDASAQVGKLVAERALAQGISQVVFDRGGNLYHGRVAALADAAREAGLTF, encoded by the coding sequence ATGAAGGCAAGTCGTAAAGAACTCACACGTCGTCGCCACGCTCGCATTCGTCGGCGGGTCACGGGTACCACTGATAGACCCCGGTTGGCAATTTTCCGATCCAACCAACACATCTACGCTCAAATTATTGATGACTCCAATCATCATACGCTAGTAGCCGCGTCGACTTTAGACGCCGATCTCCGGCAGGACAAGGCAGGGGCAACTAAAGATGCCTCTGCCCAGGTCGGTAAACTTGTTGCTGAACGGGCATTGGCACAAGGCATTAGCCAGGTAGTGTTTGACCGAGGAGGGAACCTGTACCACGGTCGCGTTGCCGCTCTCGCTGATGCTGCTAGAGAGGCGGGTCTTACTTTCTAG
- the secY gene encoding preprotein translocase subunit SecY, with the protein MVVSRGKNPSAQETFVQMAQAAGLRSRLLLTVGLLILVRLGIFIPMPGIDRLAFSEAIRGGNLGGVVGFVDIFVGGGLSALGIFALGILPYINASIIMQLLTAAIPSLEDLQKNEGEAGRRKISQITRYVALGWAILQSTLLSSFLLAQFAQQPGLFFIIQTVIALTAGSMFVMWVGELITERGVGNGASLLIFLNIVSTLPRSLGQTIELAQSGDRNLVGGIVALLLVFLAMIVGIVFVQEGTRRIPIISARRQVGRKLYLEQSNYLPLRLNQGGVMPIIFASAVLVLPLSLTQFIRNPEINQFVAANFRPTSWLYVSLYLVLIVFFSFFYSSLIINPEDLSRNLKKMGASIPGIRPGKATSDYIGKVLNRLTFLGAIFLGLVAVIPSAVESLTRVPTFNGLGATSLLILVGVAIDTAKQVQTYVISQRYEGMVKQ; encoded by the coding sequence ATGGTTGTTAGTCGTGGCAAAAATCCAAGTGCTCAAGAGACTTTTGTACAGATGGCGCAAGCCGCTGGGCTAAGAAGTCGCTTGTTGCTCACAGTGGGTCTGTTGATCCTGGTTCGGTTGGGAATTTTTATTCCCATGCCGGGGATCGATAGGTTAGCTTTTTCTGAAGCCATCAGAGGCGGCAACCTGGGGGGTGTCGTTGGGTTTGTAGACATTTTTGTAGGCGGTGGTCTGTCCGCTCTGGGTATTTTTGCTCTGGGCATTTTGCCTTACATTAACGCCTCCATCATCATGCAGCTGCTGACAGCGGCTATTCCATCCCTAGAGGATTTGCAGAAGAATGAGGGAGAAGCAGGACGGCGGAAGATTTCGCAGATTACTCGCTATGTCGCCCTGGGTTGGGCAATTCTGCAGAGCACGCTTCTATCTAGCTTTCTGCTGGCTCAATTTGCGCAGCAGCCAGGACTGTTCTTCATTATTCAGACTGTAATCGCCCTGACCGCCGGCTCCATGTTTGTGATGTGGGTGGGAGAGCTGATTACTGAGCGGGGGGTAGGTAACGGCGCGTCCTTGCTGATTTTTCTGAATATTGTTTCTACGCTGCCTCGTTCCCTTGGGCAAACGATCGAGCTGGCTCAAAGTGGCGATCGCAACTTGGTCGGTGGCATTGTTGCGCTGCTGCTCGTTTTTCTGGCGATGATCGTGGGGATTGTCTTCGTTCAAGAAGGAACACGGCGAATTCCTATTATCTCTGCTCGCCGTCAGGTGGGTCGGAAACTCTATTTGGAGCAGAGCAACTATCTGCCCCTGCGGCTTAACCAGGGCGGGGTGATGCCGATCATTTTTGCCTCTGCTGTTCTTGTGTTGCCGCTATCGCTGACCCAGTTCATCCGCAATCCTGAGATCAACCAGTTTGTGGCGGCCAACTTCCGGCCAACCTCATGGCTGTACGTCAGTCTCTACCTGGTTCTTATTGTTTTCTTTAGCTTCTTCTACTCCTCCCTCATCATCAATCCAGAAGATCTTTCTCGGAACTTGAAAAAGATGGGGGCAAGTATTCCTGGAATCCGCCCTGGCAAAGCGACCAGTGACTATATCGGCAAGGTTCTGAATCGACTGACTTTCCTGGGAGCTATTTTCCTAGGTTTGGTTGCAGTAATTCCTAGTGCAGTTGAAAGTCTGACTCGCGTACCAACATTCAATGGTTTAGGGGCAACTTCTCTACTTATTTTGGTGGGTGTGGCCATTGACACCGCTAAACAGGTTCAGACCTATGTGATTTCCCAGCGTTACGAAGGGATGGTGAAGCAGTAG
- the rpsQ gene encoding 30S ribosomal protein S17 gives MAVKERVGLVVSDKMQKTIVVAVESRRPHPKYGKIVVQTKRYKAHDEENSCQIGDRVKIRETRPLSRTKRWVVADILSRASEA, from the coding sequence ATGGCGGTTAAAGAAAGGGTTGGCTTAGTCGTTAGCGACAAGATGCAGAAGACAATTGTCGTTGCAGTCGAAAGTCGTCGGCCTCACCCAAAGTACGGCAAGATCGTAGTTCAAACTAAGCGGTATAAAGCCCACGACGAAGAGAACAGTTGTCAAATTGGCGACCGCGTCAAGATTCGTGAAACCCGGCCTCTTAGCCGGACCAAGCGATGGGTTGTTGCAGATATCCTCAGCCGTGCGTCTGAGGCCTAG
- the rplC gene encoding 50S ribosomal protein L3, whose protein sequence is MVVGILGTKLGMTQVFDEAGNAVPVTVIQAGPCVVTQVKTSQTDGYSAIQVGFKSVREKALTKPELGHLAKAGSEPLRHLQEYRVDSTDGFELGQSLTADLFESGQLVDVVGASIGRGFAGYQKRHNFRRGPMAHGSKNHRLPGSTGAGTTPGRVYPGKRMAGRLGGGRVTIRKLQIVRVDAERNLLLVKGAVPGKPGGLVSIVPAKWVKA, encoded by the coding sequence GTGGTAGTCGGTATTCTCGGCACCAAGTTGGGCATGACCCAAGTTTTTGATGAGGCGGGTAATGCGGTTCCTGTGACTGTCATTCAGGCCGGACCCTGCGTAGTGACTCAAGTCAAAACATCTCAGACAGATGGCTACTCGGCCATCCAGGTTGGCTTCAAGAGTGTTCGTGAGAAAGCTCTGACCAAGCCCGAATTAGGGCACTTGGCCAAAGCCGGTAGCGAACCCCTACGCCACCTGCAGGAGTACCGTGTGGACTCTACGGATGGTTTTGAACTGGGACAGTCGCTTACTGCAGACCTGTTTGAGTCTGGGCAGTTAGTAGATGTTGTGGGTGCTAGCATCGGTCGCGGCTTTGCCGGCTATCAGAAGCGTCACAACTTCAGACGGGGTCCGATGGCCCACGGTTCCAAAAATCACCGTTTGCCAGGTTCGACCGGAGCCGGTACTACTCCTGGCCGAGTCTATCCCGGCAAGCGTATGGCAGGTCGCCTGGGTGGTGGCCGCGTGACAATCCGCAAGCTGCAGATTGTCCGAGTCGATGCGGAGCGTAATCTTCTGCTCGTCAAGGGAGCTGTCCCCGGCAAGCCCGGTGGCCTTGTCAGCATTGTCCCCGCAAAGTGGGTAAAAGCCTAA